One part of the Clostridia bacterium genome encodes these proteins:
- a CDS encoding zinc-ribbon domain-containing protein encodes MDLLNDIGKKITETAKSVTKKSEDIVEITKLNLTIGSEEDKIKRMFYEIGSELYRSYTNGKPIGDFYDSKCNEVKQIEENIKAIKERILLLKGNKICKTCNTVVDAEVNYCPNCGEKLEKKED; translated from the coding sequence ATGGATTTGTTAAATGATATCGGCAAAAAAATAACTGAGACAGCAAAGTCAGTAACAAAAAAATCCGAGGATATAGTCGAGATAACAAAGCTCAATCTGACTATTGGCAGCGAAGAAGACAAAATCAAAAGAATGTTTTATGAAATAGGTAGTGAGTTATATAGAAGTTATACAAACGGAAAACCCATCGGAGACTTTTATGACAGCAAATGCAATGAAGTTAAGCAAATAGAAGAGAATATTAAAGCTATTAAAGAACGTATTCTTCTACTGAAGGGCAACAAGATCTGCAAAACCTGCAATACAGTTGTTGATGCAGAAGTGAACTACTGTCCGAACTGCGGCGAAAAGCTGGAAAAGAAAGAAGATTAA
- a CDS encoding M1 family aminopeptidase: MFKRYFIPVLKVFGFIVVYMVALGIILGLFFFSAGQFAGQELSELLVGALSLSMALLVTYLYLKLDKRSFRDIGAWFHTNWHKKLIKGSILGIGAIMVIFAAMLISGLAEIRGLTVNDPAAIIMKLAVGILLYLTAVAYAEELLTRGYIYHFLKTRFTIAGSVLITSLFFSLMHIFNPNVTPLALFNIFIAGIVLNLLVLRDGDIWSAVGFHFGWNYTMGMIFASPVSGGTEEGIIKISFKGYELLTGGAFGVEGGIICTVALTLLSAYLLYRNDRKENLLQGLKLWKNSTLIGLMVIGALVYITFDILLWMSKPLPSDSIDINGISRYPNVHDYIMKLELDTWDKTVTGKQAVSFINNEDVPMSEAYFHIYPNAFKNIGGSIVIKAIKINGSDAQYKIEGQDSTLLYIPFPVALEPGKRNQIFMEYEISIPKEEGEGFGDRFGYGSNTYNLGNFFPIAAVYENGGWDKHPYDEKGDAFYSETSNFDVEITAPKEQVIATSGYIEGQQASGSRQVLKIKAYSVRDFAFVSSDMFKVEEAMVNGTLIRSYAASSKKAKKVLEFSADAIRIFNRTYGKYPYPTCSVVQSDIGGGMEYPNLVMIESNEYGNVTFSNLLASYYFGKPKGSLEFVVVHELAHQWWYGIVGNDEYREAWIDEPLTQYATLEYFRQRYGQKEFDRLYNRYIKLGVNMFLLSGAGEEKPLNRSLDQFPHDDYYVLIYNKGTMMYKDLNDQLGEEKFDKLLQTLFEKFKFKVISGEEFIKLTSEIADKDMSGFYRNWLETNYVGDEL; this comes from the coding sequence TTGTTTAAAAGATATTTCATTCCTGTACTTAAAGTATTTGGTTTTATTGTGGTTTATATGGTTGCACTCGGCATAATACTAGGCTTGTTTTTTTTCTCTGCTGGTCAGTTTGCAGGACAGGAGCTATCGGAGCTTTTGGTTGGGGCATTAAGCCTTTCTATGGCTTTGCTTGTTACTTACCTGTATCTGAAGCTGGACAAGAGAAGCTTTAGGGACATAGGCGCCTGGTTCCATACCAATTGGCACAAAAAGCTTATAAAAGGCAGTATTTTGGGTATAGGCGCCATAATGGTAATTTTTGCAGCCATGCTGATATCGGGACTGGCAGAGATAAGAGGCTTGACGGTAAATGATCCAGCAGCGATAATTATGAAGCTGGCTGTAGGAATATTGTTGTACCTTACGGCAGTGGCATATGCAGAGGAGTTATTGACAAGGGGATATATTTATCACTTCTTGAAAACAAGGTTTACAATAGCGGGTTCTGTGCTGATAACATCCTTGTTTTTTTCACTTATGCACATATTCAATCCAAATGTTACTCCTCTTGCATTGTTCAATATATTCATTGCAGGTATAGTGCTGAATCTTCTGGTACTGCGGGACGGGGATATATGGTCTGCTGTCGGGTTCCACTTCGGATGGAATTACACTATGGGAATGATATTCGCATCACCGGTCAGTGGTGGTACGGAAGAGGGGATTATCAAGATTTCCTTTAAGGGATATGAGCTTCTGACAGGCGGTGCCTTCGGGGTAGAAGGCGGTATAATATGTACTGTTGCACTGACATTACTATCCGCATACCTGCTATATCGTAATGATAGGAAAGAAAACTTGCTCCAAGGCCTTAAGCTTTGGAAGAATAGCACCTTAATAGGGTTGATGGTAATAGGAGCCTTGGTTTACATTACCTTTGACATTCTGCTGTGGATGTCCAAGCCATTGCCCTCTGACAGTATTGATATCAATGGGATTTCCCGCTATCCTAATGTGCATGATTATATAATGAAGCTGGAGCTTGATACATGGGACAAAACAGTGACAGGGAAGCAGGCTGTCAGCTTTATAAACAATGAGGATGTTCCTATGAGTGAAGCTTATTTTCACATTTATCCCAATGCATTTAAGAACATAGGCGGTTCAATAGTTATAAAAGCAATTAAGATAAACGGAAGTGATGCACAGTACAAAATAGAAGGGCAGGATTCTACACTCCTTTATATCCCATTCCCTGTGGCTCTTGAGCCTGGTAAAAGGAATCAAATATTCATGGAATATGAAATCAGCATCCCAAAAGAGGAAGGAGAGGGCTTCGGAGATAGATTCGGCTATGGCAGCAATACATATAATCTAGGCAATTTCTTTCCTATTGCTGCTGTGTATGAGAATGGAGGCTGGGATAAGCATCCTTATGATGAAAAAGGAGACGCCTTCTATAGTGAAACAAGTAACTTTGATGTGGAAATAACTGCACCGAAGGAGCAAGTAATTGCGACCAGCGGTTATATTGAGGGGCAGCAAGCCTCAGGCAGCAGGCAGGTGCTCAAGATAAAAGCTTATTCGGTAAGGGACTTTGCTTTTGTATCCAGCGATATGTTCAAGGTGGAGGAAGCAATGGTAAATGGTACCCTGATAAGATCCTACGCCGCAAGCAGCAAAAAAGCAAAAAAAGTCTTGGAGTTCAGTGCCGATGCAATAAGGATTTTCAACAGAACGTACGGAAAGTATCCGTATCCTACGTGCAGTGTTGTGCAGTCAGACATTGGAGGGGGCATGGAGTACCCCAATCTGGTGATGATAGAATCCAACGAATATGGGAATGTCACTTTCAGCAATCTGCTTGCTTCATATTATTTTGGGAAGCCCAAGGGTTCTCTGGAATTTGTAGTTGTGCATGAGCTGGCGCACCAATGGTGGTATGGAATTGTAGGAAATGACGAGTACAGAGAGGCATGGATAGATGAGCCCCTTACACAATATGCAACTCTGGAATACTTTAGGCAAAGGTATGGGCAGAAAGAGTTCGATAGGCTGTATAATAGATACATTAAGCTCGGGGTTAATATGTTCCTGCTGTCAGGCGCCGGTGAAGAAAAGCCGCTCAACCGCTCACTTGATCAGTTTCCCCATGACGATTACTACGTCCTTATATACAATAAGGGCACTATGATGTACAAGGATTTGAATGATCAGCTGGGAGAGGAGAAGTTCGACAAGCTGCTCCAGACACTTTTTGAAAAATTCAAGTTCAAAGTGATATCGGGAGAAGAATTCATAAAACTCACCTCGGAAATAGCAGATAAAGATATGAGCGGATTCTACAGGAACTGGCTGGAGACTAATTATGTCGGGGATGAGCTATAA
- the rsmA gene encoding 16S rRNA (adenine(1518)-N(6)/adenine(1519)-N(6))-dimethyltransferase RsmA, producing MKENSITTSTRDLIKKYDFKIAKKFGQNFLVDESILKSIIDCSELSKDDCVLEIGPGLGVMTQVLCEKAGKVLAVEIDRELIPILKVSLFGIDNVKVINEDILKLDLKSVLEENFGDSPVKVVANLPYYITTPIIMRLLEEKINFKSITVMVQKEVGERLAANPGGKDYGALTVAVQYRCIPNKILVVPPESFIPKPEVDSMVIRLDSRDKPPVDLKDEKMYFRVVKASFGQRRKTLLNALSAGNLGKTKDELKELLERNGIDEKRRGETLSLEEFARIANDII from the coding sequence ATGAAGGAAAACTCAATAACAACGTCAACACGTGACCTGATAAAAAAGTACGATTTTAAAATAGCAAAGAAATTCGGACAGAACTTCCTGGTGGATGAAAGTATTTTAAAATCAATTATAGACTGCTCAGAGCTTTCCAAGGATGACTGCGTTCTCGAAATAGGCCCTGGACTGGGAGTCATGACGCAAGTGCTGTGTGAGAAAGCTGGCAAAGTATTGGCCGTAGAGATAGACAGAGAGCTGATACCGATACTTAAGGTTTCGTTGTTCGGCATTGATAACGTAAAAGTAATCAATGAGGACATACTAAAACTGGATCTAAAATCTGTATTGGAGGAAAATTTCGGGGATTCCCCTGTCAAAGTAGTGGCAAATCTACCTTATTACATTACAACTCCAATAATTATGAGGCTGCTTGAAGAGAAAATTAACTTCAAGAGCATCACTGTCATGGTTCAGAAGGAAGTGGGAGAACGGCTTGCAGCGAATCCGGGAGGTAAGGATTACGGCGCTCTTACCGTTGCAGTGCAATACCGCTGCATACCTAACAAAATCCTGGTAGTACCGCCGGAATCATTTATACCGAAGCCCGAGGTTGATTCTATGGTTATAAGGCTGGATTCCAGGGATAAGCCTCCGGTTGATTTGAAAGATGAAAAAATGTATTTCAGAGTAGTAAAGGCATCCTTTGGCCAACGGAGAAAAACCCTTCTGAATGCTTTGTCCGCAGGAAATCTAGGGAAGACCAAGGACGAGCTCAAAGAATTACTCGAAAGAAACGGCATTGATGAAAAAAGGCGTGGAGAGACTCTGTCCCTTGAGGAATTTGCTAGAATCGCCAATGATATAATATAA
- the rnmV gene encoding ribonuclease M5 encodes MLKETIVVEGKNDAAAVRRAVAADIIITSGFGINKGILDRIKTAQEKNGVIVLTDPDFMGEKIRKIISDRVKGVRHAFVPKEEAQAEGDIGVENAAPESILRALSMAKCEQEEVQITFSGIDLIYYGLSGNDNAAGLRNSLGSALGIGYANSKQFLNRLNKYGISRDELEMALGKIMYEIDNKK; translated from the coding sequence ATGTTGAAGGAAACAATTGTGGTAGAGGGCAAGAATGATGCTGCCGCAGTAAGACGCGCAGTAGCTGCGGATATAATAATAACAAGCGGCTTTGGAATAAACAAAGGCATACTGGATAGGATAAAGACTGCCCAAGAGAAGAATGGTGTGATTGTGCTTACAGATCCTGATTTTATGGGGGAAAAAATACGAAAAATTATTTCTGACAGGGTCAAGGGAGTCAGACATGCCTTCGTACCCAAAGAAGAGGCTCAAGCAGAAGGAGACATTGGGGTGGAGAATGCAGCACCGGAAAGCATATTAAGAGCGCTGTCCATGGCAAAATGCGAGCAGGAGGAGGTTCAAATCACCTTTTCGGGGATTGACCTGATATATTACGGTCTTTCGGGCAATGACAATGCTGCGGGACTCAGGAATAGTCTGGGCTCTGCCTTGGGGATAGGCTACGCAAATTCAAAGCAGTTTCTTAACCGGCTGAACAAATATGGTATAAGCCGGGATGAGCTTGAGATGGCATTGGGAAAGATAATGTATGAAATAGATAATAAAAAGTAA
- a CDS encoding argininosuccinate synthase → MDSNKKKVVLAYSGGLDTSIIIPWLKENYDVEVIACCVDVGQGDELEPVKHKALSTGASKVYVIDARKEFAEDYIMPTIKAGAVYEGKYLLGTAMARPLIAKKLVEVAEKEGAKYIAHGCTGKGNDQVRFELTIKALNPDIKVIAPWREWNIKSREEAIDYAAERGIPVPVSKERPYSMDRNLWHLSHEGADLEDTWNPHPTDIYQLTTAPENAPDKPEHVEIEFEKGVPVKLNGIISDAMTMLEKLNEIGGGNGVGLIDMVENRLVGMKSRGVYETPGGTILHTAHKELEYITLDKQTMRFKQMVSDKYAELVYDGLWHTPLKEALDAFVEHTQQHVTGTVALKLYKGSCIISGMDSIYSLYNKDFATFGENVDCIYNQKDAEGFINLFGLPIEVMALMKRKLAKQQEERKIV, encoded by the coding sequence ATGGATTCGAATAAGAAAAAGGTTGTTCTCGCATATTCTGGAGGGCTGGATACTTCGATAATCATTCCTTGGCTGAAAGAGAACTACGATGTGGAAGTTATAGCCTGCTGTGTTGACGTAGGTCAGGGGGATGAATTGGAACCGGTAAAGCATAAAGCTTTGAGCACCGGAGCTTCAAAGGTTTATGTGATTGATGCCAGAAAAGAATTTGCTGAAGATTATATCATGCCCACAATAAAGGCGGGAGCGGTATATGAGGGAAAATATCTTCTGGGAACAGCGATGGCACGACCGCTTATTGCCAAAAAGCTGGTGGAGGTTGCCGAGAAGGAAGGAGCAAAGTACATTGCTCATGGATGTACCGGTAAGGGAAATGACCAAGTACGTTTCGAACTTACTATTAAGGCACTGAACCCCGATATTAAGGTTATTGCACCTTGGCGTGAATGGAATATAAAATCCAGAGAAGAAGCGATTGATTATGCTGCAGAAAGAGGAATACCTGTACCTGTATCCAAGGAGCGTCCTTACAGCATGGATAGGAATCTATGGCATCTGAGCCATGAGGGAGCAGATCTAGAAGATACCTGGAACCCTCACCCTACTGATATCTATCAGCTTACTACAGCACCTGAGAATGCCCCAGACAAACCAGAGCATGTTGAAATAGAATTTGAAAAGGGTGTCCCTGTAAAGTTAAACGGAATCATATCTGATGCAATGACAATGCTTGAGAAGCTGAATGAAATAGGGGGCGGAAATGGTGTCGGTCTGATTGACATGGTTGAAAACAGACTTGTAGGAATGAAGTCAAGAGGTGTGTATGAAACGCCGGGAGGTACCATACTTCATACTGCTCATAAAGAACTGGAGTATATAACCCTCGACAAGCAGACTATGCGATTCAAACAGATGGTTTCTGACAAATATGCGGAACTTGTATATGATGGATTATGGCATACGCCGTTGAAAGAAGCATTGGATGCTTTTGTTGAGCATACCCAGCAGCATGTTACCGGCACGGTTGCATTGAAGCTCTATAAGGGCTCCTGTATAATTTCAGGGATGGATTCAATATACTCTCTCTACAATAAGGATTTTGCAACCTTTGGAGAAAATGTAGACTGTATTTATAATCAAAAGGACGCTGAAGGCTTCATAAATTTATTCGGTCTGCCTATTGAGGTTATGGCGCTTATGAAAAGGAAGCTGGCCAAGCAGCAGGAGGAAAGGAAGATAGTTTAA
- a CDS encoding Na/Pi cotransporter family protein yields the protein MIVALFAGLGLFLYGMKVMSDALQKSAGDRLKKLLEILTTNKFLGVIVGAVITGIIQSSSATTVMVVGLVNAGIMNLSQAVGVIMGANIGTTMTAQIIAFNFKDIVPYSIIIGVLLVLFPNKKSYKQMGELVVGFGILFMGMYMMSDAMKPLKDIPAFTAFMMSLQHNPLLGVFAGLALTSIVQSSSATIGILQALAMQGLIPIEAALPILFGDNIGTCVTALIASIGTSITARRAAMIHLTFNIIGTTIFMIILKPVTMLVLITASEPARQIANAHTLFNITNTIIQLPFAALLIAFVNKIIPGEDVYDKFALKFLDKRILETPSIAVGQIVKEVVRMGDIARCNVQKSIEAIINGDEKLIDEIYNNEKVINELEKRIGEYLQAVSNLAIGEEQLKKVGMLFSTIHDVERMGDHAENLAEIAQYKLSNKVIFSSRAVEELRVVYENVDYAMDNAFLALSTEDTAYVDLVDSYERKVDELRDTFKESHIKRLNKSECNINAGVLFLDILTNLERVSDHSVNVADVVRIVDNASLKLDRKIDIAPEKC from the coding sequence ATGATTGTGGCATTGTTTGCAGGGCTTGGACTATTCTTGTACGGTATGAAGGTAATGTCCGATGCCTTGCAGAAGTCTGCGGGAGACAGACTTAAGAAGCTTCTGGAGATATTGACAACGAATAAGTTTCTAGGAGTAATTGTAGGTGCAGTAATAACAGGCATCATACAGAGCAGCAGTGCGACAACTGTAATGGTTGTAGGTCTTGTTAATGCCGGCATAATGAACCTTTCACAGGCTGTAGGGGTTATTATGGGGGCAAACATAGGAACTACGATGACAGCGCAAATAATTGCCTTTAACTTTAAGGATATAGTCCCATATTCTATCATTATAGGGGTATTGCTTGTATTATTTCCTAATAAAAAATCTTATAAGCAGATGGGTGAATTAGTTGTAGGTTTCGGTATATTGTTTATGGGCATGTACATGATGAGTGATGCAATGAAGCCATTAAAGGATATTCCGGCTTTTACCGCGTTTATGATGAGCCTTCAGCATAATCCTTTGCTTGGCGTATTTGCAGGACTTGCGCTTACCTCAATAGTACAAAGCAGCAGTGCCACAATAGGAATATTGCAGGCATTAGCTATGCAGGGGCTTATTCCGATTGAGGCTGCATTGCCTATACTTTTTGGAGATAATATTGGGACATGTGTTACAGCTCTAATTGCAAGCATAGGAACAAGCATAACAGCCAGAAGAGCAGCTATGATTCACTTAACCTTCAATATAATTGGAACCACAATCTTTATGATTATTCTAAAGCCAGTTACTATGCTGGTGCTAATTACAGCATCAGAGCCTGCAAGACAAATAGCCAATGCTCATACCCTCTTTAATATTACCAATACTATCATACAGCTGCCTTTTGCAGCGCTGCTCATAGCATTTGTAAACAAAATCATACCTGGCGAAGATGTGTATGATAAATTCGCATTGAAATTTCTTGACAAGAGGATACTTGAAACTCCTTCAATAGCTGTAGGTCAAATTGTTAAGGAAGTTGTGAGAATGGGTGATATTGCAAGGTGCAATGTACAGAAAAGCATAGAAGCTATAATAAATGGCGATGAGAAGCTTATAGATGAAATATATAATAATGAAAAGGTTATTAATGAATTGGAAAAGCGTATAGGTGAATATCTGCAGGCAGTATCCAATCTGGCAATAGGCGAGGAACAGCTGAAAAAGGTGGGGATGCTTTTTAGCACCATACATGATGTAGAGAGAATGGGAGACCATGCAGAAAACTTGGCTGAGATAGCTCAATATAAGTTAAGCAACAAGGTTATCTTCTCCAGCCGTGCAGTTGAAGAATTGAGGGTTGTTTATGAAAATGTTGATTATGCAATGGATAATGCATTCTTGGCTTTAAGCACCGAAGATACTGCTTATGTAGATTTGGTAGATTCGTATGAGCGAAAGGTTGATGAGCTTAGGGATACATTTAAGGAAAGCCACATAAAGAGGCTCAACAAGAGTGAATGCAATATCAATGCAGGAGTGCTGTTCTTGGATATATTGACTAATCTTGAAAGGGTCAGCGACCATAGTGTAAATGTTGCGGATGTTGTAAGGATTGTTGATAATGCCAGCTTAAAGCTTGATAGGAAGATTGATATAGCACCGGAAAAATGTTAA
- the argH gene encoding argininosuccinate lyase yields MKLWGGRFSKDTAKMTEDFNASISVDSRLYIQDIEGSKAHALMLGKCGIICTEEASDIVSALEEIKLELESNCSTLTIDSEDIHMNIEKLLIEKIGETGKKLHTARSRNDQVALDMRMYLKEETRIILEQLMTLETLLLNKAEENINTIMPGYTHMQKAQPVTLGHHFMAYFEMFMRDMDRFADCMKRMDVMPLGSCALAGTTYPIDRELVASILKFSAISRNSIDAVSDRDFVIEFISCCSFAMMHLGRFCEELVIWSTGEFGYIEMDDGYSTGSSIMPQKKNPDIAELIRGKTGRVYGDLICMLTVMKGLPLSYNKDMQEDKEAVFDAGDTLKSCISVFVPMLDTMTVNKDRINSNLKGGFLNATDLADYLVQKGLPFRSAHEITGRIVSFCIARDKELEELTLEEFRSFAPCIQQEIYRFIELGACLSRRNTTGGPSAQQINGAVEQGRKLVEDFFGNVNKKYFE; encoded by the coding sequence ATGAAGCTGTGGGGAGGAAGATTCAGTAAAGACACTGCGAAGATGACCGAGGATTTCAATGCTTCGATTTCTGTTGATTCCAGGCTATATATCCAGGACATTGAGGGAAGCAAGGCTCATGCCCTGATGCTTGGAAAGTGTGGAATTATTTGCACTGAGGAGGCATCGGATATAGTAAGCGCCCTGGAAGAAATAAAGCTGGAGCTTGAATCAAACTGCAGCACCCTTACTATTGATTCGGAAGATATACATATGAACATAGAAAAGCTGCTTATCGAAAAAATAGGTGAGACGGGTAAAAAACTTCACACTGCCAGAAGCAGGAATGATCAGGTGGCTCTTGATATGAGAATGTATCTTAAGGAAGAGACCCGAATAATACTGGAGCAGCTCATGACTCTGGAGACTTTGCTTCTTAATAAAGCAGAGGAAAACATAAACACAATAATGCCGGGTTATACTCACATGCAAAAGGCGCAGCCCGTTACCCTGGGACATCACTTCATGGCTTATTTTGAAATGTTCATGCGTGATATGGATAGGTTTGCGGACTGTATGAAAAGGATGGATGTAATGCCGTTGGGAAGCTGCGCGCTTGCAGGGACCACATATCCCATAGACAGGGAACTGGTTGCGTCAATTCTGAAGTTCTCGGCAATATCCAGAAACTCCATAGATGCTGTATCTGACAGGGACTTTGTCATAGAGTTCATCAGCTGCTGCAGCTTTGCAATGATGCACCTTGGGCGATTCTGCGAGGAGCTGGTAATATGGAGCACTGGAGAATTTGGATATATTGAAATGGATGATGGTTACAGTACGGGCAGCAGCATTATGCCGCAGAAAAAGAACCCTGATATTGCGGAGCTCATAAGGGGAAAAACAGGCAGGGTGTATGGGGACCTTATATGCATGCTGACTGTAATGAAGGGGCTTCCGCTATCTTACAACAAGGATATGCAGGAGGATAAGGAAGCCGTATTTGATGCAGGGGACACCCTGAAGTCTTGCATTTCTGTATTTGTTCCCATGCTTGATACTATGACTGTAAACAAAGATAGAATTAATAGCAATCTTAAAGGGGGGTTCCTGAATGCCACCGATCTGGCCGACTATCTGGTGCAAAAAGGGCTGCCTTTTAGAAGTGCCCATGAAATAACTGGAAGGATAGTGAGCTTCTGCATTGCACGGGATAAAGAGCTTGAAGAACTGACCTTGGAGGAGTTTAGAAGCTTTGCGCCTTGTATACAACAGGAAATATACAGATTTATTGAGCTCGGTGCGTGCCTGTCAAGAAGGAATACCACAGGAGGACCTTCCGCGCAGCAGATTAATGGGGCTGTAGAGCAAGGCAGAAAGCTCGTTGAGGACTTCTTTGGAAATGTTAATAAAAAATACTTTGAATAA
- the rodA gene encoding rod shape-determining protein RodA translates to MKIDNLLDRKLLKNIDIGIIISTMLLIIYGIIAISSATHITSGGSVGTLKIQIIAFILGIIGVLVILLIDYKSFGDNYILIYGTNIFLLVLVLVIGFSTKGTRGWIDFGPVNLQPSEIVKLGYILTFAKYLEKKKDNLDRIVDVLPAIMHLGLIIGLILLQPDFGTALVFIFISIFMLYAAGINHKIVAGAFGAFLISLPVMWRLLKSYQKDRILVFFNPELDPMGAGYHVIQSETAIGSGKFLGKGIFHGTQNNLGFIPERHTDFIFSVIGEELGLVGALAVLLLFAWLLLRCIHIAKVSKDDYGMLICVGITAMFLFHILENIGMTIGLMPVTGIPLPFISYGGSSLLTNMAAVGLVLNVGMRRQVIRF, encoded by the coding sequence GTGAAAATAGATAATCTATTAGACAGGAAACTGCTTAAGAATATAGATATAGGAATAATTATATCCACAATGCTGCTTATAATATACGGCATAATCGCAATTTCCAGCGCTACACATATAACAAGCGGGGGATCTGTTGGGACTCTTAAGATACAAATAATCGCTTTTATTCTAGGTATAATAGGAGTACTTGTGATTTTGCTCATAGATTATAAAAGCTTTGGGGATAATTATATACTTATTTATGGAACTAATATATTTCTTCTGGTACTGGTTTTGGTTATTGGATTTTCCACTAAGGGCACAAGAGGCTGGATTGACTTTGGACCGGTAAACCTGCAACCCTCGGAGATTGTTAAGCTGGGATATATTCTGACCTTTGCCAAATACTTGGAAAAAAAGAAGGACAATCTGGATAGAATAGTTGATGTGCTTCCTGCAATAATGCACTTGGGCTTGATAATAGGTTTGATACTGCTGCAGCCGGACTTTGGAACGGCCTTGGTATTTATTTTCATATCGATATTCATGCTGTATGCAGCAGGCATTAACCACAAGATAGTAGCTGGAGCATTCGGAGCATTTTTAATAAGTCTTCCGGTAATGTGGAGGCTTCTGAAATCATATCAGAAGGACAGGATTCTTGTATTCTTCAACCCAGAGCTAGATCCTATGGGCGCGGGATATCATGTAATACAGTCAGAAACAGCCATAGGTTCTGGAAAATTTCTGGGCAAGGGAATTTTTCATGGTACTCAGAACAATTTAGGCTTCATACCTGAGAGACATACGGATTTTATTTTCTCGGTTATAGGCGAAGAACTTGGACTGGTCGGGGCTTTAGCCGTATTGCTGCTCTTTGCATGGCTTCTGCTAAGGTGCATACACATAGCCAAGGTGTCCAAGGATGATTATGGAATGCTCATTTGTGTAGGTATTACGGCAATGTTTCTCTTTCACATACTCGAAAATATAGGAATGACTATAGGACTTATGCCTGTAACCGGTATTCCTTTACCCTTCATAAGCTATGGGGGCAGCTCACTGCTGACGAATATGGCTGCGGTGGGCTTGGTGCTTAATGTAGGTATGAGAAGACAGGTAATAAGATTCTAA